The DNA region CCTGATGAGAAAAGACTATGTACGACTGGCTGAACGCCCTGCCCAAGGCAGAACTGCACCTGCACCTTGAGGGTTCGCTGGAGCCTGAGCTGCTGTTCGCCCTGGCCGAACGCAACAAGATCGCCCTGCCGTGGAGCGACGTCGAGACCCTGCGCAAGGCCTACGCCTTCAACAACCTGCAAGAATTTCTCGACCTGTATTACCAGGGCGCCGACGTGTTGCGCACCTCTCAGGATTTCTACGACCTGACCTGGGCCTACCTGTTGCGCTGCAAGGCGCAGAACGTGATTCACACCGAACCGTTCTTCGACCCGCAGACCCACACCGACCGTGGCGTGCCGTTCGAAGTGGTGCTCAACGGCATCGCCGCCGCGTTGAAGGATGGCGAGCAGCAACTGGGCATCACCAGCGGTTTGATCCTGAGCTTCCTGCGCCACTTGAGCGAAGAAGAAGCTGAGAAAACCCTTACCCAGGCGCTGCCGTTCCGTGATGCGTTTGTCGCCGTCGGTCTGGACAGTTCGGAAATGGGTCATCCGCCGAGCAAGTTCCAGCGCGTGTTTGATCGTGCCCGTCACGAAGGCTTCCTGACCGTCGCCCACGCCGGTGAAGAAGGCCCGCCCGAGTACATCTGGGAAGCCCTCGACTTGCTAAAAGTCCAGCGCATCGACCATGGCGTGCGCGCCATCGAAGACGAGCGTTTGATGCAGCGGATTATCAACGAGCAAATCCCGCTGACCGTGTGCCCGTTGTCGAACACCAAACTCTGCGTGTTCGATCACATGTCTCAGCACAACATTCTCGACATGCTCGAGCGTGGCGTGAAAGTGACCGTGAACTCGGATGACCCGGCGTACTTCGGCGGTTATGTCACCGAGAACTTCGACGCGCTGTACACCCATTTGGGTATGACTCAGGATCAGGCCAAGCGTTTGGCGCAGAACAGCCTGGATGCCAGATTGGTCAAACCTTAAAGTCAAAAGATCGCAGCCTTCGGCAGCTCCTACAGGGTGTACACATAACCTTGTAGGAGCTGCCGAAGGCTGCGATCTTTTTTGCATCTACCCCGCGGTGGCTTCGCTTAATTCTTCCAATGTCTTGCCCCGGGTCTCCATCCCGAACACCCACACCACCCCCGCCGCAATTGCAAAACACATCGCCCCCAGCGCAAACACCCCGCCCTGCCCGGTCATCGGGAACACCAGCCCGGTCACCAATGGCCCGAGCAACGAACCCACGCGGCCAATCGCCGAAGCGAAACCCGAACCCGTGGCCCGCGCCGATGTCGGGTACAACTCCGGTGTGTAGGTGTAAAGCACCGCCCACATGCCGAACAGGAAAAACTGCATCAGCAGCCCCGATGCAATCAACAGGCTGACGTTGCCGCCAAACACCGCGCTCTGACCATAGAGAAACGCCATCACCCCACCGCCAAGCAACGTCACCACGCACACCGGTTTACGCCCCCAACGCTCCACCAGCCAGGCGGCCATCAGGAAACCGGGAATCCCGCCGAGGGAGATCAGCACCGTGTAATACACCGACTGGGTCACGGCAAAACCCGACTGCTGCAGCAAGGCGCTGAGCCAGGACGTCAGGCCATAGAAACCCAGCAAGGCGAAGAACCAGACACTCCAGATCATCATCGTGCGCTGGCGATACAGCGGCGACCAGATCTGCCGCAACGCGGAAAAGAAATGGCCCGGCGTACTCGCCACTCGCGGCAAGCGAATCGGCGCGGGCAACTCCGAACGCCCCAGAGATGCCCGGACTCGATCTTCGATGCGCAGCAAGACCTTGTCTGCCACGTCATGGTGCCCGGCCTGTTCCAGCCAACGCGGTGATTCGGGAATGAAAAAGCGAATCGCCAGGACAAACACCGCCGGCACCGCCAACACCAGGAAAATGTCTCGCCAGCCAATCACCGGCAGCAGGAAGTACGACAGTACGCCGGCGGCGACGAAACCCAGCGGCCAGAAACCATCCATCAGCGCAATGTAACGCCCGCGACCTTTTGCTGGAATCAGCTCCGAGAGCATCGACTGAGCGATGGGAAACTCCATGCCCATGCCGATCCCCAACAGGATTCGAAACAACGTCAGCGTTTCGACGTTCTGCGCCGTGGAGCACAGGTAGCTGGCGATCCCCCACAACACGATGCTCCACTGGAACACCGGTTTGCGGCCGAAACGGTCGGCCAGCATGCCGGACAGTGACGCCCCCACAACCATGCCGAAAAAGCTCGAACTGGCCAGCAACCCGGCCTGTGCCGTGCTCAGGCCGAACTCGGTTTTGATCGAGCCGAGCAGGAAGGTCATCATCGCCAGGTCCATGGAGTCGAAGAAAAACGCCAAGGCAATGATGATGAAAATGATCCGGTGATAACCACTGATGGGCAACCGTTCCAGTCGTTCTGCCGCGCTGAAGCCTCGTGTTTCCATGCCACATCCCCCCAATCCGAAAGTCCCCGGACGAGTGTGCGCGATAGCTGCTGGGGGTTACTGCTGGATGCGACCTGTTCGCAGCTCTGAGCGACGCCCGAAGCTTCGGACGTCGATCTCGATGCGTCTACAACGCCATTTCCAGCTCGGTTTCTTTGGCGAATCGATGGATTTCACGCTGCCCCGCGGCGGTGATCTGCAAGGCTCGCGAATCGTTGGGCAAGCTCAACCAACCTGACTGCATGAACAATTGCAGCAACGCCGCACCCAGCGATCCGCCCATGTGCGGGCGTCTTTCGCTCCAGTCCGGACAAGCGCAGGCGACTCGGCTGTTGCGATGAGCCAGCGCCTGGATGAACACACCCCGTGTCGCCAATTGCGTGGCGCCCTTGTGGGTGATCATGACCCGCTGATCGAACTGTTCGATCCAGCCTGCATCCAGCAGACGCTGGTAAAGATCGGCGGCAAGGGTGCCGCCCAAATGGTCGTCGCAAAGCCTGGCGCGCAAGAGTGACGAAGGCGCCGCCTGAGGTTTGGCGAGGGGGGGCGTGCGCTTGAAAACGTCCGGGATTTCCCGAGGCGTGCTGGCCAGGGTGGCGCTGGCCAGTGCCTCTATCGCGGCACCCACTTCAGGCGCGGCAAGACGGAAGAACCGCTTGCGGCCGCGAAATTCGACTTTCAACAGACCTCCGGCGGACAAACGCCCCAGATGCGCACTGGCC from Pseudomonas sp. ACM7 includes:
- a CDS encoding adenosine deaminase; amino-acid sequence: MYDWLNALPKAELHLHLEGSLEPELLFALAERNKIALPWSDVETLRKAYAFNNLQEFLDLYYQGADVLRTSQDFYDLTWAYLLRCKAQNVIHTEPFFDPQTHTDRGVPFEVVLNGIAAALKDGEQQLGITSGLILSFLRHLSEEEAEKTLTQALPFRDAFVAVGLDSSEMGHPPSKFQRVFDRARHEGFLTVAHAGEEGPPEYIWEALDLLKVQRIDHGVRAIEDERLMQRIINEQIPLTVCPLSNTKLCVFDHMSQHNILDMLERGVKVTVNSDDPAYFGGYVTENFDALYTHLGMTQDQAKRLAQNSLDARLVKP
- a CDS encoding helix-turn-helix transcriptional regulator — its product is MEHAPCISQIATLLADPKRSAMMWALMDGSARQTEELALLAGLSPSSASAHLGRLSAGGLLKVEFRGRKRFFRLAAPEVGAAIEALASATLASTPREIPDVFKRTPPLAKPQAAPSSLLRARLCDDHLGGTLAADLYQRLLDAGWIEQFDQRVMITHKGATQLATRGVFIQALAHRNSRVACACPDWSERRPHMGGSLGAALLQLFMQSGWLSLPNDSRALQITAAGQREIHRFAKETELEMAL
- a CDS encoding MFS transporter, whose protein sequence is METRGFSAAERLERLPISGYHRIIFIIIALAFFFDSMDLAMMTFLLGSIKTEFGLSTAQAGLLASSSFFGMVVGASLSGMLADRFGRKPVFQWSIVLWGIASYLCSTAQNVETLTLFRILLGIGMGMEFPIAQSMLSELIPAKGRGRYIALMDGFWPLGFVAAGVLSYFLLPVIGWRDIFLVLAVPAVFVLAIRFFIPESPRWLEQAGHHDVADKVLLRIEDRVRASLGRSELPAPIRLPRVASTPGHFFSALRQIWSPLYRQRTMMIWSVWFFALLGFYGLTSWLSALLQQSGFAVTQSVYYTVLISLGGIPGFLMAAWLVERWGRKPVCVVTLLGGGVMAFLYGQSAVFGGNVSLLIASGLLMQFFLFGMWAVLYTYTPELYPTSARATGSGFASAIGRVGSLLGPLVTGLVFPMTGQGGVFALGAMCFAIAAGVVWVFGMETRGKTLEELSEATAG